The Streptococcus oralis DNA window AGTTTCTTGATCTTTAGCACTAGCATCGACCCCAACTCCGTGGTGCTTTAAACCAACAAGACTCCGTATTTCCGACATATTTCCTTTAAGGACTGTGGGCTTGTATTCTAAAAGTTCTCTGACTAGATTCTTACGAATGGATGATGCTGCTAGGCCAACCGCATCTACTACCATTGGTAGAGAAGCTTGATTTGCATAAGAAGCTGCCATACGGATTGCTTTTTCCTTCTCAGCTGACAAATGCCCCAGATTGATAAAGAGAGCTTGGCTTTGTTTGGTAAAATCAAGAACCTCACGGGGATCATCTGCCATGACAGGTTTAGATCCCAGAGCCAAAATGCCATTGGCCAGCATCTCACAGGAAATCTCATTGGTGATGCAGTGAATTAAGGAGCTGGAGGTTAGAGGAAAGGGATTTGTAAATTCCTGCATCAGTCTATCCTTTCTCCAAAGAAATATACCTGCACTTTTTTAAAGAATTCCTGCTTGATTAAAAATCGAAAGGCAAGAAAAGCTATGGCTGTACCGATCAAGGTCGCTCCGAAAAATCTCGGAGTATAGATAAACCAACTAAGCTTCGCCGCAGATCCTGTAAAGAGAACCATGACAGGATAGGAAACAATGGAACCGATTATGCCCGTTCCCAAGATTTCTCCTAGGGCAGAATAGTGAAATTTTCGACCGTACTTATAAAAGAGACCTGCTAGAAGGGCTCCAAAAGTAGCTCCTGTGAGGGCCAAGGGCGGAATGCCTTGAGTAGACATACGGATAAAGGCTGTAACAGTAGCCATGACCAAGGCATAAATAGGCCCCATCAATATTCCTGCAAGAATGTTGACTACACTGGACATTGGTGCCATTCCTTCAATTCGAAAAATGGGTGTAAGAACTACGTCAAGGGCAATCATCATGGATAAAATGGTTAATTTGTGAACTTGAAGTTGGTGGTTTCTCATTTTCTATTTCTTCTCTTTTTCTAAGGACTGCAAATCACTCGTCCATGTTTGGTTTTGGTAAGCCATCTCCCAAAACTTGGCTTCCATGTGGACACTGATGTGGAAGGCATCTAACATTTTTTTCTTGTCCGTCTCATTGCTTTCTCGATAAAGTTGATTGACCAGCGCTTCTTCCTCTTTAATCTGCTGTTCTAACTCATCGGTGGTATAGGTTTCAATCCACTGTTGATAAAGAGGATTCGGTGATGGTTTGCGATTAAGCGCCTTGCCCAAATCATGGTATAACCAAGGACATGGGAGCAAACTAGCAAAAGCAATGCACAAGTTTGGTTCTGAAAATTGCCGATAAATATGAGAAATGTAATGATAACAGGTTGGAGCGATTGGTTGCTCCTCCATTTCCTGGTCGCTGATTCCTAATTCCTTGAAAAATTGTTGGCGGATAAACAACTCACCCTCCACTAGACTCTGAGCATTTTGTTTCAAGAGTCTTTTCATCTCCTCGTTTGAAGTCTTATCAGCCAAGAGGTGATAGGCTTCTGAAAAAGACTTCAGATAGTAGGCATCCTGAATCAGGTAATAGCGGAAAATAGAAGGTTCTAAATTTCCCTCTTGTAACTGTAAAACAAAGGGATGGTTAAAGGAAGCCTGCCAAGCTTCCCTGGATAATTCCATCGCAATATCTGTAAATTCCATCATAACTCCTTTATAGAAATAAACTGCTTTGAAGCAATAAAAAGAACAGCAGGTAGATTAATTTTGTTTTTTTAGAAATATAAAAATTCCGATAGCGATTCTCCAACTGCGCATGTTCGTCATATCCATGTGCAGACAAAGCTCTCAGGTAAAGATGGCGCCACCTAAAAACCGTCATCAGAACCTTGCTGTAAATCAAGGGCGACCAAACATGCAATTTTTGACCACGCAATAAGCAAGCTTCCTTGAGGGACTTGATTTCTTGTTGAATGAGGGGAAAGGCATTGAATACCACAATTAAGGCATATGCCCAAGAACGCGAGAACCCCTTTTGAGCCAAGTACAATAAAAGCTCTTTTAAGGAAATACTAGAAACAAAGACAAGACCAATACAAACCGTCACAAAAGCCCTCGTCCCAAGTATCACTGCCTGCGAAGCATCCCCATGTAACTGTACTGCCCAGTAGTTGGCAAAAGATGGTAAGATAGCGAGTACGAGCATCCAAGCCAACATCTTAAATCGACGGTGGTAGAGCATGAAGAGAATGCAAAATGCGACTACTGAAAGATTAAGAGCAATCGAAGGAAGGAAAGATGTTTCCAAGGATAAAATCAGCAAGAAAAGACTAATAATCGGTGTCTGAGTTGCTACTTTGATCATACTACCTCACCTCCCCTTGAGTATTCCTACTCAGAAAACTGAGAGGTTTGCTGATGGTCACTTCTTGAAGGTGGCTGAGACCTTCATTAGTCATCTCAATCCAATAATCGACCACAGAAATCAAGGGATCTAAACGATGGCTAATGATCAAAAAACTTCTTCCTTGATTGCTCTCCTCCAGAATCCACTGGCAAAAATAATGACAAGCTCTATCATCCAAACCAGCAAATGGTTCATCTAGCAAAATCACAGAAGCCTTGCTGGTTAAGATGGTCAATAGCTGAAGAATCTTTTGCTGACCACCACTTAATTGATAGGGACTCTTATCGAGTGCCTGCTCCAGATCAAAATATCGTAATGCTTGGAGAATCCGCTGATTTCTTTCAGAGTCTGAGCTATCTAATTGCAGTTCCTCTCTCAGACTGACTCGGATAAACTGCTTCTCAGCTTCCTGAACAACACCCGTCAAGTCACGATACAGGCTCTTTTTCTTTTTCAGGACTTTCTCCTTCCAAGTAATGCGCCCTTTATACTTTTGAAATTGAAGAATGGAGCGAAAGAGGGTTGATTTCCCGACACCATTGTCACC harbors:
- a CDS encoding hydroxyethylthiazole kinase — encoded protein: MQEFTNPFPLTSSSLIHCITNEISCEMLANGILALGSKPVMADDPREVLDFTKQSQALFINLGHLSAEKEKAIRMAASYANQASLPMVVDAVGLAASSIRKNLVRELLEYKPTVLKGNMSEIRSLVGLKHHGVGVDASAKDQETEDLLQVLKDWCQLYPGMSFLVTGPKDLIVSENQVAILGNGCAELDWITGTGDLVGALTSVFLSQGKTAFEASCLAVSYLNIAAERILVQGMGLEDFRYQVLNQLSLLKRDENWLEAIKGDVYE
- the thiW gene encoding energy coupling factor transporter S component ThiW, yielding MRNHQLQVHKLTILSMMIALDVVLTPIFRIEGMAPMSSVVNILAGILMGPIYALVMATVTAFIRMSTQGIPPLALTGATFGALLAGLFYKYGRKFHYSALGEILGTGIIGSIVSYPVMVLFTGSAAKLSWFIYTPRFFGATLIGTAIAFLAFRFLIKQEFFKKVQVYFFGERID
- the tenA gene encoding thiaminase II, with amino-acid sequence MEFTDIAMELSREAWQASFNHPFVLQLQEGNLEPSIFRYYLIQDAYYLKSFSEAYHLLADKTSNEEMKRLLKQNAQSLVEGELFIRQQFFKELGISDQEMEEQPIAPTCYHYISHIYRQFSEPNLCIAFASLLPCPWLYHDLGKALNRKPSPNPLYQQWIETYTTDELEQQIKEEEALVNQLYRESNETDKKKMLDAFHISVHMEAKFWEMAYQNQTWTSDLQSLEKEKK
- a CDS encoding energy-coupling factor transporter transmembrane component T, translated to MIKVATQTPIISLFLLILSLETSFLPSIALNLSVVAFCILFMLYHRRFKMLAWMLVLAILPSFANYWAVQLHGDASQAVILGTRAFVTVCIGLVFVSSISLKELLLYLAQKGFSRSWAYALIVVFNAFPLIQQEIKSLKEACLLRGQKLHVWSPLIYSKVLMTVFRWRHLYLRALSAHGYDEHAQLENRYRNFYISKKTKLIYLLFFLLLQSSLFL